A region from the Brassica napus cultivar Da-Ae chromosome C8, Da-Ae, whole genome shotgun sequence genome encodes:
- the LOC125591870 gene encoding salivary acidic proline-rich phosphoprotein 1/2-like: protein MGNHGCEDDDDDEDLPPGFGPAAVKDDDDDLPEFNFNPSTAPPVTSSPRQAVDDDDDDIPEWQPQVSGHQIQPPPPPPPPGPPFHSRAMARPQGQHGAGPSDGWRPNQNAPRQQQQYSARRNRGF from the exons ATGGGGAATCATGGTTGTGaagatgatgacgatgatgaagaTTTGCCACCTGGATTTGGTCCAGCTGCTGTGAAAGACGACGATGATGACTTACCAGAGTTTAACTTCAATCCCTCCACTGCACCACCGGTTACTTCTTCTCCCCGGCAAGCAGTG GATGATGACGATGACGATATTCCTGAATGGCAACCTCAAGTCTCAGGCCACCAGATTCAacctccaccacctcctccaccTCCTGGTCCTCCATTTCATAGCAGAGCCATGGCCAGACCACAAGGACAACATGGTGCTGGACCATCAGATGGATGGAGACCCAATCAAAACGCACCTAGGCAACAACAACAGTACAGTGCACGTAGGAATAGAGGATTTTGA
- the LOC106392686 gene encoding salivary acidic proline-rich phosphoprotein 1/2-like, with product MGNHGCEDDDDDEDLPPGFGPAAVKDDDDDLPEFNFNPSTAPPVTSSPRQAVVPQSQSLNQVRELIVKYGNSAGKQPWNGQDDDDDDIPEWQPQVSGHQIQPPPPPPPPGPPFHSRAMARPQGQHGAGPSDGWRPNQNAPRQQQQYSARRNRGF from the coding sequence ATGGGGAATCATGGTTGTGaagatgatgacgatgatgaagaTTTGCCACCTGGATTTGGTCCAGCTGCTGTGAAAGACGACGATGATGACTTACCAGAGTTTAACTTCAATCCCTCCACTGCACCACCGGTTACTTCTTCTCCCCGGCAAGCAGTGGTGCCTCAGTCTCAGTCTTTGAATCAAGTAAGGGAGCTCATAGTCAAGTACGGAAACTCAGCAGGTAAACAACCATGGAATGGTCAGGATGATGACGATGACGATATTCCTGAATGGCAACCTCAAGTCTCAGGCCACCAGATTCAacctccaccacctcctccaccTCCTGGTCCTCCATTTCATAGCAGAGCCATGGCCAGACCACAAGGACAACATGGTGCTGGACCATCAGATGGATGGAGACCCAATCAAAACGCACCTAGGCAACAACAACAGTACAGTGCACGTAGGAATAGAGGATTTTGA